AGACCGATGTGCGCGCCCACATCTTCACCAGCTCCATGAACTGGCGGCGAGGCACCAGCGCGCCGGGGATCAGGAGGATCAGCCACAGGACCAGATTGGCGTAGAAGGCGACGTTGAAAAGCAGGGAGCGGACGATCAGCATGGCTTCTTGAAAATGAAAAGCGGAGCATCTTGCTCCGCGGGCGCCGCACCTTAATGGGTTTTTGCGCCGTACTCTAGCGCCAGAGCGGATCGGCGACGATCTGCGCCTTGATGGGCGCACCGCCGCTGATGATCTTGGCCACCGAGGAACGCTCCGGATCGTCCTCGAAGCGGGTCCTGATCCAGACAGCCAGGAACTTCACGTACTCCGTGAATACCAGACGGGCCACGGCCGGCTTGTGCCACCACTCATGCGGATCGATGGTGGCCGCGACCGGGTAGGGGATCTTCTGGAGGTTCGGCAGCGCATGCTCAAGTTCCACCAGGGTGCGCGGCATGTGGTAGTTCGAGGTCACCACGATGATGGTGTCGAACCCGTTCGCTTCGGCCCAGCGTCTCGTTTCGATGGCGTTGCCGATGGTGTTGCGAGCCCTGTAGTCCAGATCCACGCAGCAATCAAAGAACCGTCGCTGGCCCGGATTGAGGCGGGCGATCTGGTCCCTGCTGGTGTTCTCGTTGACGCCGGAAATCAGAAGTCTCTTGGCATAGCCCTTGGCGAGGAGGTCGATGGCGTCGCCGATCCGCTGCGCGCCGCCGGTCATTGCCACGATTCCATCTGCCCGGGTCTCAGGCGGCTGTTCGAACCGGTCGAGGCTGTAGACGAAGCCCAGGAAACCGAGGAAACTGACCACCAGAGCCGCAATGAAGCTCCAGAATCCGAGTTTGAGCAGGCGGCTCGTCAGGGACCGCCTGACAGGGGGCCTAGTCGATGCCGGCATCGTCCAGCCCCAGCCCACGGCCTCTGTGGAATCCACGGCGCCCGGCGCTACCCAACTCTGCGTTCGCGAGGTCATCTTGGACGAACATAACGGAGAATGCGGCAATGGAGAGGCAACCTGCTCTTTCCTTGTTAACCCTCAACATCAACCACTTTCGTTAAGAAAGCGTCTCACGGTCAAGCGCGAGACGATGCCGGCGATGAGCGCGACGAGGAGTGCAATGAGGATCACCACCGTATAGCCGCTCCAGCTGATCGTGAAGGCGCCGAACAGGGCCTCGAGTTGGTCGCCGGTGGGGCTTGCCCGCCAGGAGCGGGTCACGAAACCGAGGATCAGGGTGAGGACCAAGGCAGCGGCGGCCCCGATGGCGCTCCCGCGCAGGCCGAGTCGGAAGAAGCGGCGCTGGAATTCCTTGGCGATGAAATCGTCGTTCGCGCCGACGAAATGCAGCACCTCCACCACTTCCCGGTTGCCCGCCATGGCCCCCCTCGTGGCGAAGATCACCGCAAGGCCGGCGGCGAGGAGCACGAGGGCCACGAGGAAAACCCCGACGCCGATAATCGTGTTGGCCATGGTCGAGAGCCGCGACACCCAAAGAGCGTGGTCGTCGAGGCTGGCGCCAGGCACGTCGCGCTGCAAGGATTGCCGCAACGGGCCGAAATCGGGCTTCGTATCCGGCTTGATCTTGATCACGATCAGGCGGGGAACCGGCAGGTCCTTGAAATCGAGGCCGGTCCCGAGCCACGGTTCGAGCAGGCGCTCGGATTCCTCTTTCGTGAAGGCCTGGGCCTGCTCCACGCCCGGTGCCTGCCGGGCCAGCGCCACGGCGCGTTCCACATCCTGGTCGATGGAGCGCTGGGCATTGGGGCGGATCTGGATCGTGACTTCCCGGGCGATCTCCGACCGCCACTGGGCGGAGGATGCCGAGACGAGTTCGGCGCCGCCGGCGCAGAGCGCAGCGAGGAAGGTCAGGATGGCGATGACGGCGGCAAGGGCCTGGCCGCCCGCCGAATCTACCGGAACAAGCGGGGCGTTCCGGCTCAAGGAAGCGGGCAGGGCGCGCTTCTGGCCCTCGGCGGCGACGCTCTTCTTGGGGCGATGCTGAGGCGCGGCGTTCATCCGGCTCACTCGTCGATATGCAGCCGACCGTCGCCGAGCACGAGCCGGCGCACGTCGAGCTGATCCATGAGGCTGAAATCGTGGGTCGCGATGACCACCGAGGTTCCGAGCCGGTTGAGCTCGATGAAGAGGCGCAGCAGGCGGCGGGCGAGCGACGGGTCCACATTGCCCGTGGGTTCGTCCGCGAGCAGCAGGTCGGGGCGCACGATCAGGGCGCGGGCGATGGCCGCGCGCTGCTTCTCGCCGCCGGAGAGGACGGGCGGCAGCATGTGCATGCGATCGCCAAGGCCGACCCAGCGCAGGAGCTCGACAACCTCGGCCCGGTAGCTCGATTCTTCCTTGCCCTGGACACGCAACGGCAGGGCCACGTTCTCGTAGGTGGTCAGGTGGTCGAGCAGGCGGAAATCCTGAAAGACCACGCCCATGCGGCGGCGGACGCTCGTCAGCTCGTCCTTGGAGATCCGCGACACGTCCTCGCCGAACAGGGAGATCAGGCCGCGGGTCGGCTTTACCGAGAGCAGGATGAGGCGCAGCAGCGTCGTCTTGCCGGCGCCGGACGGGCCGGTGAGAAACTGGAAGGAGTTGGGCTCGATGGAGAAGGTCAGGTCGCGCAGGACCTCGGGCCCCATGCCGTAGCGCACGCCCACATTCTCGAAATGCACGGCCGGGGCCGCGCCCTCGTCATAGTCCTCGGTGTAAAGCGCCTTCACGCGTGCTCAAGCCATCCTTGGAGGTTCGTCGGTTCTTGTGGAGGAGAAAGACCGCGATTCGCCTCCTTATCGCCCCTGTATGGTTAGCAAGCCATAAACTCGGCGGCGGACGACGGGAAGCGAGCGTTTCGCGGGACATTGCCGCAGGAACACCTTCTCCGCGACGTCGTCACCGGCCTCTTGCCGGTGATCTCGTTCGATGGAGGCGCGGCCCCTTTCCAGTCGGGAGGACCGGCAAGGGGCCTGCCATGGCATGGCGGGTGGGGTCACGAATGGGTGCAAGGGGAACGACGCTGAGCCCCTGTGGCGGCCGCAAAATCCATCGGGCCGGTTTGACATCCTCGCCCAGGCATGGTCGTGAAGAAGGAAGCCCAAGGCTTATGACATTTTTGCTGGATTGATGACGATGAGCACTGCCCCCCGGATCCGGGTCCTTTTCGACGAAGACACCATTGCCAAGCGTAACGAAGCCCTGGCCCAGGAAATCGCGGCCGCCAAGCCCGAGAACCTCCTCGTCGTCGCCGTGCTCAAGGGCAGCTTCATGTTCGCCGC
This region of Microvirga mediterraneensis genomic DNA includes:
- a CDS encoding YdcF family protein, which encodes MTSRTQSWVAPGAVDSTEAVGWGWTMPASTRPPVRRSLTSRLLKLGFWSFIAALVVSFLGFLGFVYSLDRFEQPPETRADGIVAMTGGAQRIGDAIDLLAKGYAKRLLISGVNENTSRDQIARLNPGQRRFFDCCVDLDYRARNTIGNAIETRRWAEANGFDTIIVVTSNYHMPRTLVELEHALPNLQKIPYPVAATIDPHEWWHKPAVARLVFTEYVKFLAVWIRTRFEDDPERSSVAKIISGGAPIKAQIVADPLWR
- a CDS encoding cell division protein FtsX, which encodes MNAAPQHRPKKSVAAEGQKRALPASLSRNAPLVPVDSAGGQALAAVIAILTFLAALCAGGAELVSASSAQWRSEIAREVTIQIRPNAQRSIDQDVERAVALARQAPGVEQAQAFTKEESERLLEPWLGTGLDFKDLPVPRLIVIKIKPDTKPDFGPLRQSLQRDVPGASLDDHALWVSRLSTMANTIIGVGVFLVALVLLAAGLAVIFATRGAMAGNREVVEVLHFVGANDDFIAKEFQRRFFRLGLRGSAIGAAAALVLTLILGFVTRSWRASPTGDQLEALFGAFTISWSGYTVVILIALLVALIAGIVSRLTVRRFLNESG
- the ftsE gene encoding cell division ATP-binding protein FtsE yields the protein MKALYTEDYDEGAAPAVHFENVGVRYGMGPEVLRDLTFSIEPNSFQFLTGPSGAGKTTLLRLILLSVKPTRGLISLFGEDVSRISKDELTSVRRRMGVVFQDFRLLDHLTTYENVALPLRVQGKEESSYRAEVVELLRWVGLGDRMHMLPPVLSGGEKQRAAIARALIVRPDLLLADEPTGNVDPSLARRLLRLFIELNRLGTSVVIATHDFSLMDQLDVRRLVLGDGRLHIDE